One window from the genome of Canis lupus dingo isolate Sandy chromosome 15, ASM325472v2, whole genome shotgun sequence encodes:
- the TMEM269 gene encoding transmembrane protein 269 isoform X2 — MPGPQASCWAPGTSACTQVASLEEEEDKMGGASAECQVSRDPCTSFFLTNNQSHPQMNEFSWKDVTNALSLANMVLGLFSIFCSFCKRCHCASWMLLISFLLDTVVGAITRHLSLCCKSGVELNDFTVFTTFGLASALLLGVDGPLNGFLAIIYVLAATFRLCFYSTGAQLTYKGLPCRYASCVLASTSLLTKGNTFILSCMASLMILFMMDQSYYPHDEILESENWKKLVYLGGIFMLLLSPFSLTAFYCLLWSLSYIFFPDALWGKAACLRLQCPRS; from the exons ATGCCTGGTCCCCAG GCCTCATGCTGGGCACCGGGGACCTCAGCCTGCACTCAAGTTGcttccctggaggaggaggaagacaagaTGGGTGGTGCCAGTGCAGAGTGCCAAGTGTCACGTG ATCCGTGCACCAGTTTCTTCCTGACCAACAACCAGAGCCATCCCCAGATGAACGAATTCTCCTGGAAGGATGTTACCAATGCCTTGTCCCTGGCCAACATGGTCCTGGGGCTCTTCTCCATCTTCTGCAGCTTCTGCAA GAGATGCCACTGTGCCTCCTGGATGCTTCTGATCAGCTTCCTGTTAGACACGGTTGTTGGGGCGATAACCAGACACCTCAGCCTCTGCTGCAAGTCAG GAGTCGAGCTGAATGACTTCACTGTCTTTACCACCTTCGGCCTGGCCTCAGCCCTGCTCCTGGGTGTGGACGGGCCCCTGAACGGGTTCCTGGCCATCATCTATGTGTTAGCTGCTACTTTCCGCCTGTGCTTTTACTCAACTG GTGCTCAGCTCACCTATAAGGGCCTCCCCTGCCGCTATGCTTCCTGTGTCCTGGCCTCCACCTCCCTTCTGACCAAAGGCAACACGTTCATTCTCTCTTGCATGGCCTCGCTTATGATTCTCTTCATGATGGACCAGAGCTACTACCCGCATGATGAAATCCTGGAGTCTGAGAACTGGAAAAAATTGGTTTATCTGGGAG gtATCTTCATGCTGCTTTTGTCCCCGTTCTCCCTAACTGCTTTTTACTGCTTGCTGTGGTCACTGTCCTACATCTTCTTTCCAGATGCTCTGTGGGGGAAAGCAGCGTGTCTCAGGCTACAGTGCCCAAGAAGCTAA
- the TMEM269 gene encoding transmembrane protein 269 isoform X1 — protein MPGPQASCWAPGTSACTQVASLEEEEDKMGGASAECQVSRAPDPCTSFFLTNNQSHPQMNEFSWKDVTNALSLANMVLGLFSIFCSFCKRCHCASWMLLISFLLDTVVGAITRHLSLCCKSGVELNDFTVFTTFGLASALLLGVDGPLNGFLAIIYVLAATFRLCFYSTGAQLTYKGLPCRYASCVLASTSLLTKGNTFILSCMASLMILFMMDQSYYPHDEILESENWKKLVYLGGIFMLLLSPFSLTAFYCLLWSLSYIFFPDALWGKAACLRLQCPRS, from the exons ATGCCTGGTCCCCAG GCCTCATGCTGGGCACCGGGGACCTCAGCCTGCACTCAAGTTGcttccctggaggaggaggaagacaagaTGGGTGGTGCCAGTGCAGAGTGCCAAGTGTCACGTG CCCCAGATCCGTGCACCAGTTTCTTCCTGACCAACAACCAGAGCCATCCCCAGATGAACGAATTCTCCTGGAAGGATGTTACCAATGCCTTGTCCCTGGCCAACATGGTCCTGGGGCTCTTCTCCATCTTCTGCAGCTTCTGCAA GAGATGCCACTGTGCCTCCTGGATGCTTCTGATCAGCTTCCTGTTAGACACGGTTGTTGGGGCGATAACCAGACACCTCAGCCTCTGCTGCAAGTCAG GAGTCGAGCTGAATGACTTCACTGTCTTTACCACCTTCGGCCTGGCCTCAGCCCTGCTCCTGGGTGTGGACGGGCCCCTGAACGGGTTCCTGGCCATCATCTATGTGTTAGCTGCTACTTTCCGCCTGTGCTTTTACTCAACTG GTGCTCAGCTCACCTATAAGGGCCTCCCCTGCCGCTATGCTTCCTGTGTCCTGGCCTCCACCTCCCTTCTGACCAAAGGCAACACGTTCATTCTCTCTTGCATGGCCTCGCTTATGATTCTCTTCATGATGGACCAGAGCTACTACCCGCATGATGAAATCCTGGAGTCTGAGAACTGGAAAAAATTGGTTTATCTGGGAG gtATCTTCATGCTGCTTTTGTCCCCGTTCTCCCTAACTGCTTTTTACTGCTTGCTGTGGTCACTGTCCTACATCTTCTTTCCAGATGCTCTGTGGGGGAAAGCAGCGTGTCTCAGGCTACAGTGCCCAAGAAGCTAA
- the C15H1orf50 gene encoding uncharacterized protein C1orf50 homolog, translated as MLFRRAARGCGEVSGVMASAAELGPAEEAPANGGVRPATGRGGAAAALVERSSSPGGLALLSPYHTRRAGDPLDLVALAQQVQKADEFIRANATNKLMVIAEQIQHLQEQARKVLEDAHRDADLHHVACNIVKKPGNIYYLYKRESGQQYFSIISPKEWGTSCPHDFLGAYKLQHDLSWTPYEDIEKHDAKINIVDKLLSQPAALPPSTEPTFQGLTQESGL; from the exons ATGCTCTTCCGCCGGGCGGCGCGAGGGTGCGGGGAGGTCTCGGGTGTGATGGCGAGCGCTGCCGAGCTGGGCCCGGCTGAGGAGGCCCCGGCCAACGGAGGGGTCCGGCCGGCCACGGGGCGGGGAG GTGCGGCGGCGGCCCTGGTGGAGCGCAGCTCGAGCCCCGGCGGCCTGGCCCTGCTGAGCCCCTACCACACCCGCCGGGCGGGGGACCCCCTAGACCTCGTGGCGCTCGCACAGCAGGTGCAGAAG GCTGACGAATTCATCCGAGCGAATGCCaccaacaaactgatggtcataGCTGAGCAAATCCAACATTTACAAGAACAAGCTAGGAAG GTATTGGAAGATGCTCACAGGGATGCTGACTTGCACCATGTAGCTTGTAATATAGTAAAAAAACCTGGCAACATTTACTACCTTTATAAACGGGAGAGTGGTCAAcagtatttttctattatttctccaaag GAATGGGGTACAAGTTGTCCACATGACTTCCTTGGTGCCTACAAGCTACAACATGACTTGTCTTGGACTCCATATGAGGACATTGAGAAGCATGATGCTAAAATCAACATAGTGGACAAGTTGCTAAGCCAGCCAGCGGCCCTGCCTCCAAGCACTGAACCCACTTTCCAGGGACTGACTCAGGAGAGTGGACTCTGA
- the TMEM269 gene encoding transmembrane protein 269 isoform X3, protein MPGPQASCWAPGTSACTQVASLEEEEDKMGGASAECQVSRAPDPCTSFFLTNNQSHPQMNEFSWKDVTNALSLANMVLGLFSIFCSFCKRCHCASWMLLISFLLDTVVGAITRHLSLCCKSGVELNDFTVFTTFGLASALLLGVDGPLNGFLAIIYVLAATFRLCFYSTGAQLTYKGLPCRYASCVLASTSLLTKGNTFILSCMASLMILFMMDQSYYPHDEILESENWKKLVYLGDALWGKAACLRLQCPRS, encoded by the exons ATGCCTGGTCCCCAG GCCTCATGCTGGGCACCGGGGACCTCAGCCTGCACTCAAGTTGcttccctggaggaggaggaagacaagaTGGGTGGTGCCAGTGCAGAGTGCCAAGTGTCACGTG CCCCAGATCCGTGCACCAGTTTCTTCCTGACCAACAACCAGAGCCATCCCCAGATGAACGAATTCTCCTGGAAGGATGTTACCAATGCCTTGTCCCTGGCCAACATGGTCCTGGGGCTCTTCTCCATCTTCTGCAGCTTCTGCAA GAGATGCCACTGTGCCTCCTGGATGCTTCTGATCAGCTTCCTGTTAGACACGGTTGTTGGGGCGATAACCAGACACCTCAGCCTCTGCTGCAAGTCAG GAGTCGAGCTGAATGACTTCACTGTCTTTACCACCTTCGGCCTGGCCTCAGCCCTGCTCCTGGGTGTGGACGGGCCCCTGAACGGGTTCCTGGCCATCATCTATGTGTTAGCTGCTACTTTCCGCCTGTGCTTTTACTCAACTG GTGCTCAGCTCACCTATAAGGGCCTCCCCTGCCGCTATGCTTCCTGTGTCCTGGCCTCCACCTCCCTTCTGACCAAAGGCAACACGTTCATTCTCTCTTGCATGGCCTCGCTTATGATTCTCTTCATGATGGACCAGAGCTACTACCCGCATGATGAAATCCTGGAGTCTGAGAACTGGAAAAAATTGGTTTATCTGGGAG ATGCTCTGTGGGGGAAAGCAGCGTGTCTCAGGCTACAGTGCCCAAGAAGCTAA